AAAAATTTATTGTCTCTAATATGATCCTTTGGGTACTCCATTAAGTTAAAGTGGTCCtatatgctttttcactttttagaTGACTTTTTAGTGTGTAATGTTCCTGTTCGAGCATAAAAAAGGGAGATatacagaaaacatttttcaagAAATACAACAAATGGCTTTTTCTGACTATAATCAGCCTTAAGGACTTGATTAGCTGCATCATGTGTGTTTAGTTAGGGttaaatctaaactctgcagaactCCGGTCTTcaaggaattgagtttgacaccccaaCGGTGTCAACGGTGCAGAACACACTATGACTGACACTCAAAAAACACCCCGCCATTGCCCAACCGTCAGCTTGGTGTGTCACAGGCTTTAAGAGCCAAGCAATCTGGATACTGTGTGGTCTATGCTTACTCACCTCAGTTAGACGGCCATTccacagtatttttgtcttgtcaaTGGAAAGTTTGGCTCCGTTCTTGTTATGTATACTGTAGTAACCAACCTCCTTAAACACAACAGAACCATCTTCAGGTGATCGATGCCAGTTTATAATGGTATAATTTGCTGAGAGCTCACTGCCATTGTCAAAGCGCACCCTCTCCCCAATGCTGTTTATGAAGTTTAGGTGTCTCAGTTGTTTCAGAACCTTTTAGAATGAAAAGAGGCATTTCGTTAATATCCTAGAAAACCAAGAAGAGCAGAAGGGAACCTGCTGAAATACCTCTACTGGAAATTATTAGGTATAATCAACCAACCTGCCATGCTTCTACTTTCCTAATGTCTGCACAAGAGCCATTAGCAAACAATCCTTTTCCAGGTGTGCAGGTAAGTATGTCCTGAAGTGCCTGTGCTATGGCATAAACAGCCACATAAACATTGTAAGAAATCCGTAGGTGTGTGAAGTCCAGGTAAGGCGTCTCCACACTTGCAATATCCTCTTCACCAGTGCACAGAGGTCTAAAACTTGTACTTCCATTTTCACTGTCTTCATTCCTTGGACTGTCTTCAAGATAGCAGTTAAAAGTCTCCTCCCAAAATTCTCGCACAAACTCATTATGGCTGGACTTCTTTGGATGCACCTCCTGTAGAAATTCTTTGAAGCCGGGTATATGGCCAGCCCTCAGCGCAAAGCCAATCGTTCCTCCCATGACATCAAGGTACTCTGGCTTGGCAACCAGGCTAGAGATGGCCCACGCCTCACTTGCCAACCAAATGCGATCTGTGACGTTTCGCCTCACCATCTCTTTAACGAGTGGCTCGATGTCCGGTCCACTAGCGAACACGGCGATGACTTTAGCGGTTGAATTCTCGATGCGGTCTGCCAAGCGGCGTATCTCAGCTTCATCGATGTattgtgaaattaaaacattGAGATCGATGCAGATGTCCCTATGAAACATTTCATTCTCAAACTTTTCGATCCCTGGACGGCCATATTCATCGTCCGAGGCGATGGCAATCACCCAGTTCCACTGGAAGTGGTCAATGATGGCAGCCATGGCTATAGCCTGATACTCATCTGTGGGGATGGTTCTCATGAACGATTTATACTGATTCTTGTTGCTCAAAAGTCGACTAGATGAAGCATAGCTTATCTGAAAAACAGGCAATTTTGTTCAGTGAATTTTCCCCCCAAAAATTCATgcattctatttatttgtgtctTGAGATTAAATttcaattacaatatatttttaaaggctgTTTTCCCAAAATGAGGGAAAATTTTATTCTtatctatattctgaagtttTTAGAGAGGGGTTTCATATATTATTTGcctgatttatataacattttattttctaaactCAGGTGAaagcattattttcattattattatgactatGCATTActccatttacattttatttttttatcattccaATTGTTCATCAAAATGAAACTATGGCTATATCAACTCtccagatttctgttctggaaatgtatgcaaattagtggatatttaaataaaccatgtaatttgcatatttaattacaacatttcagaaaactcaTTTCAGAATACAAAACAATACTGTTATTGTAATACAATACAACAGTTCTgtgattaatcaaataaattagtattatttttacacCTGCTTAAAGATGAGGTTCATACAGCTGCTGTCttagaaacattcaaaattattttcattatactaCAATTATCAAGCATAATTCACAAAAACGATTTCATTCAGTGATGGTTTGGAAATTGCGGAACAACCTGAGGAATGTAGAAGAGGCCCAGAAGGTCAGCCACGGCTGTAGAGACTGCAGATCCAGATGCTCCAACCACTGCAATGGTTGATGGGATGTTCCCTGTGCAGTTACAGAACTCATCCAAGTTGAGTGAATCGATCTTATTCTGTGCAACAAAGCTGAGCGACGCCTCCAGGGCTTTCGAGACAGTGTTACATGTGTCAAATATACGGTAGCCAAGCGTGATATTTGGAAGAAAAGCAGAGCTGTTGTTGATTTCCTCTATAGCAAAGATCATAGACTGTAGCCAACGGAATCCACGAAAGTTATATCTGAAAAAGAAAGGCTAGCTCAATAAGAACTCACACTCTGGGTCAAGTTTATCATTTTGTCAAGTGGAACAAAGACTAGTCCTCAATTAGAACTGACTAGATATTAATTTGAcacgaaaaaaaatatatatgattgtttttttaagttgtaaataaatcaTAAAGGTATTGGAGTAGCAtacattttacaggaaaatattttttcagtctttctacttaaactcgcatgtttaattcaatgcattacttgacaacatttctttgtaattaaatgtgaaatttactagcagtttATTAGTGAAAATAATTTCTATATCAAATATGCTTTAGTGTTAAGTTTTACTGTTGTGAACATaattaaacactgaaaatatttcTTTCCAACCAAATTTTTAAAgactaaagacaggacaacctATTGAAGAGATTGTATGTCTCTTTCTTACACCATTTACCTCAAACTAAATATGGCTTTCTACGATGATTCAAGAGGGTGGATGGAAATAATATATTTCCCCACAAATATATCAATCTGTGATACACGATTTTATGACAAGataaatttacataaatacatgcatgcatacttaATTTACCCAAAAACTGGCCAAGTATAAAACTATATCTACACAGaaaaaaatgatgcattaaatataaTCAACATTATCTGTGAAGTTGGGGTTAGTcaccaaaataatgttttaattgctAAAGGTCAGCTGTGTTGATATTAAAAGTTTGAACCACATTTGCAGAAGCTGACCATGTTTTGTTCATACCTGACACACTCCGTTGACTCTGGCCTCGCTGCAAGATCCTGGTCTTTGGATGTCACCCCAAAGTGTATTGGGAAAAGCCCCCCCAGCAGTATGTCACCTGTCTTCTGGGCTCTCTGGTGTGGGCCATAGATCGAAATTACACCGCTGAAGCCCAGCAGAACCAGGTAAGCCAAGTAAAACCTCAGAGGACACCGCATTGCTTCAGTTGGCTTCAGTGGTCTTCATGAGGCAAGTTTTGGTATTTCCACTAGTTTCGTCAATTGCCTCTTTTgccgatttttttttctaaaatgcgcTTGCTTCAGTTGATGGAGTCAACAGACAGTATGCAAATGGACCAACACATTTCTGAGCGGTGAAGGAGCTGGCGAGTCCACCCACATCACTGATCATATATGGGTCTATTTGCGGAGATGATGATTCTTTTGTTCCTTCCTCCAGTAAATTTCTCTCCTGTTCATTATATGATGGATCAAGGTAAACACGGCCCATGAAAGTGAATTACAGTAGATCGTGTTTGATTTTGGATTCCTCAGACAGTGTTTGGCTGAACGCTgaatattgctgaaaaataaataaataaataaataaataaaagggacacttaaaactgaaaaaaagaatgttcatttttatacAATGGTTACAGTACACTCTtggaaaaaggtacaaaagttgtcactggtGCAATACCCTTTCAAAAGATACTAATTTAGGCACAATTTAGGCACTGATATGCATCCAAAGACCGTTGTGGTCTTTGAATTTGATTGGATTAGCAGCATAAAGTGCAACCATTCCCACCCACTTTTCCAGCTGTCTTGGTTCCGGaagtatttttcacatttatttttcccataaggattttttaaaaattcattgTTTAAGAGATATAAACCATGAACTAAACCAACCGGTGAATCACAACTTtgcaaactttgatttgaagcaaaataatttaaaaactggACAAAAAAAGCCAAAAGGTACTTAATGTATCTAAGaagggaaagaactacaatcccatgaagcattgtgAATGACAATCAGATTAAAAGCATTAACCTAAAACTATTGATAGAAATACAAAACTACTGATTTAAAGATGTTGActttacatacatacagtatatgggtgtgtatatatatatatatatatatatagggtttaGATCAGGACCCTGGGCCGgccatttcattatttcaatgTTTTCAGCTTCAAGGAACTGATTTATCCATTTTgcagtgtggggggggggggaagcaTTGTCTTGGCAGATTGGGAGATGCTTGCAGGGAAGGAGCCGCATGTTGCCATCAGACCCAAATAAATGAAACGTGTTCTCATCGGTAAAGTGAACTTTAGACCAGTTCTCCTCTCTGCACACAACATGCTCCGCAGCAAAGGTGAGCTTAGCCTTTTGATTCTTTCTGCTGATGAGAGGCTTGGTCCCTGCAGGGTACGCTTTGAGTCTGACTTCTCTTAAACAAGCCGAGACAGATGCTTAAACTTTTCAGCACTGAACTGACCAGCAATTCCAGCTGCAATGCTGAACCCATTTCTCACTCAGTCTCTGCATGATCGTGTCTTCTCGTGCATTCATCTTACATGGACGACCAGCCTTTTGGGGGGATTTGAATGAGTTTGTAATGAAGCAATATTCTAGAAATCATAGATTTGGAATGACCACCTTATCTTGCAGTGGCTAGAAGGTTTGTCCCTTTAGCCTGCATCTGTATAACCTCAGCACAAGTGTAGTGTAGAGGGTCTCTACTCTTGCCTCCTTTCTAAAGTGGATTCAATCACTTTAGAATGGCTCACCATCTCGCAAAGTCAGTGAAAAATGGAAATTCACACTGCCAGTTAAATGggtttgtaatatatttaaggaAATTAGCACCAGGTGCTAGATTAACACCAAAAAACTTGGAGGTATCTGTAAgtgtatttttcaaatatcgaatttaagttttttatactgtgcttCCGAAATATGTTTAACTCAGGAAATATGCTTAACAGACCTCCAAACTGAGttatgtcacgctgccagtctttgttttcctgggtgttccctagtgagctcacttccccttaggcacttcaccataggcactttaattccgctagtctggttgtgtcttcacagtaattgcactccaattagaatcgcacaggtgttgacaatactctgtcattagtttccctatatagagctgtctttctctgttgtcatcatggagtccttaccctatgtgtctcatgctctcgttcccccgagacttcctctaccttctcattcttccgagttccccgtttcatccggttccctcttttggttacgtttgtctctcatgactgtttatttttgtagttacccctctgtttaaataaaaacccttacctgcatttggatctaccctctctttgtgttttcccaaacccaaccgtgacagaaggactccatcatgcctagatccagcggtgtgagatttcgaatcggttccccaaccaccatggaggaacggagggggagagtccggaacttaaccacccttcatcaagagggaagggaggtgggtggcctggcgcaattgttttggactttggcagtcgggttaggttacaatgatgcagcactaaaggattggtttaataattgcctggatgatcctttacctcaatgggagatgaaggggttagagatcctggacttttgggggtttaccaattacctgcaccatcgtgctcagtggaatgcaacaaccacaccagagtttccagacaaggctgccagctcagccccacaacccaagatggccaccagcccagccccacagcccaagatggccgccagcctagcgccacagctcaagatggccgccagcccagcaccacagcacaagatggccgactcaacgccaccgactctccatcgtagagggcggaggaggagacaggcagctactgttcctcaggacccggagaacgttcccgagcgggcggctgccgtccatgaggccattcccgatgcggtgcccgctgctgttccggaggcggtggccgaggctgttcccgatgcggtgcccgctgctgttccggagaccgaggcggtggccgaggccgttcccgatgcggtgcccgctaatgttccggaggccgaggcggtgcccgatgcagtctccgaggcggtgcccgatgcagtttccgaggcggtgcccgatgctgtttccgaggccgaggctgttcccgagaaggtgctcgatgctgttcgagaggccgaggcaatgcccgatgctgttcccgatgtggtgcccgctgcggttctggaggccgaggcggtacccgctgctgttccggaggccgaggcggtggccgaggccgttcccgatgcggttcccgttgctgttctggaggccgaggcggtgcccgctgctgttccggaggccgaggcggtgaccgaagccgttcccgatgcggttcccgttgctgttccggaggccggggcggtggccgaggtcgttcccgatgctgtgcccgctgctgctccggaggccgaggctgttcccgaggcggtgcctgatgcagttcccgaggcggtgcccgatgcagttcccgaggcggtgcccgatgctgttcccgaggcggtgcccgctaatgttccggaggccgaggcggtgcccgatacagttcccgaggcggtgcccgatgctgttcccgaggcggtgcccgatgctgttcccgaggcggtgcccgatgctgttcccgaggcggtgcccgatgcagttcccgaggcggtgcccgatgcagttcccgaggcggtgcccgatgcagttcccgaggcggtgcccgaggctgttcccgaggcggtgcccgaggctgttcccgaggcggtgctcgatgcagttcccgatgctgttcccgaggcggtgcccgatgctgttcccgaggcggtgcccgatgctgttcccgaggcggtgcccgatgctgttcccgaggcggtgcccgaggcggtgcccgatgcagttcccgaggcggtgcccgatgcagttcccgaggcggtgcccgatgcagttcccgaggcggtgcccgatgcagttcccgaggcggtgcccgaggctgttcccgaggcggtgcccgaggctgttcccgaggcggtgctcgatgcagttcccgatgctgttcccgaggcggtgcccgatgctgttcccgaggcggtgcccgatgctgttcccgaggcggtgcccgatgctgttcccgaggcggtgcccgaggcggtgcccgatgcagttcccgaggcggtgctcgatgttgttcccgaggcggtgcccgatgcagttcccgaggcggtgcccgatgcagttcccgaggcggtgcccgatacagttcccgaggcggtgcccgaggctgttccagaggcggtgcctgatacagttcccgaggcggtgaccacaaggacgtggtggtcgtccgctccaccctgggggactcgggcggtgaccacgaggacgtggtggtcgtccgctccgctctgggggactccggcggtgaccatgaggacgtggtggtcttctgctccgccctggtggactccggcctcgaccacaaagacgtggtggtcttccgctccgccctggagggctttgactttgaccacaaggccgtggtggtcttccgctccgccctggtggactccggcctcgaccacaaagatgtggtggtcatctgctccgtcctggtggacgcctcaacatgcccttcatggacttatgttttgtgttttttgagttctgtttctgtctgttccttttagtttagtctggccctccttccctccccctgagcctccacctgtccgcctccctcctggactccttgttttgtgttgcacctttccattcctcctggttgctcctgtccctgttttctgtccctccgtccctccccctggtccgccgccgttccacctccctcctgcctctttttctgttggggttttcctgggtttaggtggagcatctggtagctgctccgtagggagggggtaatgtcacgctgccagtctttgttttcctgggtgttccctagtgagctcacttccccttaggcacttcaccataggcactttaattccgctagtctggttgtgtcttcacagtaattgcactccaattagaatcgcacaggtgttgacaatactctgtcattagtttccctatatagagctgtctttctctgttgtcatcatggagtccttaccctatgtgtctcatgctctcgttcccccgagacttcctctaccttctcattcttccgagttccccgtttcatccggttccctcttttggttacgtttgtctctcatgactgtttatttttgtagttacccctctgtttaaataaaaacccttacctgcatttggatctaccctctctttgtgttttcccaaacccaaccgtgacaaGTTAACTGTCGGTTGTTCTCTAATTTTGTTCTCCGCTGTATGCATGTAGGTATGTACTGTACATCGGGATGGCAAGGCCCTTCCTACTCATGAAGAACATGAGCATCGATGGGTTGAACATTTCAAGGAAGTCCTAAACCAGCCAGCACCAACCACAGAATTCGATCCCAGCCTcctaaaccctaaaccaaatcTGACAGTAAACCTTGACACGATTACAAAGAATGGCAAGGCTGCAGGCCTGGATGAGATCCTGCCTGAAATGCTTAAATCTGGTGACCAGTGCCTTGTTGACGCCCTGACAGATTTGTTTAACGCTTGGTGGGCAGCCTCAGCAGTCCCTGAAGAATAGAAACGAGGTATGATCATCGTGCTCCCAAAAAAAGGTGATCTCTCCAAGTGTGATAACTGGCAGTGTATTACCCTGTAATCTGTACCTGGAAAGGTGTTTTCTATTGTCCTTCTAAACTACCTTTTACACACTGTTGACGCCTGCCTTAGAGATCAACAAGAGGGCTTCTGCATTAAGCAGATTTTTGTTCTGGGACAAATTGACAACAACAGATCTCACTGTACTTTAACGACTTTGTCAAGGCCTTTGACTCAGTGCATCGAGAAACACTATGGAAGATAGCCCAGGCTTATGCAATTTCATCTCGATTTGTAGACATCTTTCACAACCTTTACCAAGGCCCTTGATGCGGTGTATGAATAGATAAGGAATAACTGATTTCTTCATGATTGAAACTGGCGTATGACAAGGTTGTGCTGTAAATGTTGTTGATGTATATTTGCGCAGTAAGCCACTAATTTCAAAATTAGTTTCATCTGAGATTTGGATCTAAATTACACAAAGCTAAAAATGAGCAAAGAAAGATGGCAGCAGCATCATGTTGTTTTTACACAGAGAGAAGCAGCTTTATTAGTAAGATCTGTAGACTTTAGCAATCTCCACTGCATTATATGCCAGTGCTGACAGTTCAAACATCAGGGGGAAAAACACTTGTGTTTTATTTCCTAGTGTTTACATGCCTGTAAGTCAGGAAGTATTGAAGATATCTTTCTCTATGTTTTAGTtgtcaaactttttattttgggtatctCCATTTTGAAGGCCCACATCCATCCcattaaatattttgtcattctTCTTAATTTATTTCTCAAGGGAAAAAATAGTGATAGTCCCTCTATCACGATGTCCCTTTAGGGCCGGGCCCCGTTTCCCCAGAAGTGATGATCTTGATCTCTCATAATGAATGAAACCACTATGAACTCAGCACgattttaaacttttttgtttgGACTGTGAATCATTAAATTGGTTTAATGATGCAAATAGGGGTTTTATTTCAGAGATGTCAACTTGACACCAGTTGAAATTagttaaatatgaattattgttttaaagtccAGGTCAGTTTCAACATGTTGGAGGGAAttacacttttctttttcacatctGAAAATGTGAGTTAGTGAGACAGATCCACACAGTTCCACATGGCTAACCTTCCCACCGCTGGATCTGTGTGTGATACTATGGCCACTTTAGACTCACTTCCCAGGTGTAGTGTTTAACAATCCGGCTCATTAACTCTGGAAATATGCTCCAGCAGGACCTGGCTATTCCACAAAATACTAGTCAAGTCTCTGGAAAAAGGTTCAGGGTCATTTATGTGAGAGGAGGGGGTGCACGAGCTGCACATTCAGACAATGCTGATGAACGCGGTGTCTCTcagaatgtattaaatataaatataatgggcCTTCATGAAACAAGCAATGCAATAAACTATCTCACTTCAAGAATGGTTTTACAAATGTTTACAGAATGTTTCTAGAATGACAGCAAATGACAAAATTGATGATTGCctacaaaaaaaacaacctttgaaTATATTCAAGACATGACAACCTTCAAGTTATCGTGAACCTATGTGCAATACAGATTATCCCTAACTTCCACAAAAATACAACTTAGTGATCAGTAAACTTAGTTattcttaagaaaaaaacaacatcgATAATTCACACATATTGCACTATGCATTAAAAAGTGAAATGGGTACTTACCTTATTAAAAGCAAAAGTCATGAATTCCATACGAGGAAACAAAAGGCAGACAAATTCTCTCCCAGCGAATATTACGACTAACAATTTACAACGGAAACAAGCTGGTACCAATGCAGAAGCATAATTTAGTGAAACAACATGCTTCCTAATTTTGCCTCTAGCTGTGATGTTAGATCATTTTTTGAGTTCCTCCATTAATTTGGAGCGCTGTGATGGTGTGTGCTGTTCCTATGAGAAGCGTGAAACATTAACCAGAGAGACCAGTCCATTTCCTCTGGCTGGTTATAGTCATCCTGTGGTCATGTGGCTGAAATCATTTAAAACGCTCAACATATTACCAgcccaaacaaataaaatgtgttttagaaagtagATTTACACATGCAAAGTAAAGGGAGTCTAAAGCTGAACGCATACAATAAACAAACTATACTGAAATGAAGGCTGATTAAAAACTGGATGCATTACTAGGAACCAGTTTTAAAAGTGCTAATCCAATCTATCTAATCTCACAGACCATGTAAGTATTACACAGCATCCATAAacacaaaagatttattttgagGATTCACTAGAATTCATATGCAGTTGtgatctaa
The sequence above is drawn from the Carassius auratus strain Wakin chromosome 5, ASM336829v1, whole genome shotgun sequence genome and encodes:
- the LOC113085850 gene encoding extracellular calcium-sensing receptor, whose protein sequence is MRCPLRFYLAYLVLLGFSGVISIYGPHQRAQKTGDILLGGLFPIHFGVTSKDQDLAARPESTECVRYNFRGFRWLQSMIFAIEEINNSSAFLPNITLGYRIFDTCNTVSKALEASLSFVAQNKIDSLNLDEFCNCTGNIPSTIAVVGASGSAVSTAVADLLGLFYIPQISYASSSRLLSNKNQYKSFMRTIPTDEYQAIAMAAIIDHFQWNWVIAIASDDEYGRPGIEKFENEMFHRDICIDLNVLISQYIDEAEIRRLADRIENSTAKVIAVFASGPDIEPLVKEMVRRNVTDRIWLASEAWAISSLVAKPEYLDVMGGTIGFALRAGHIPGFKEFLQEVHPKKSSHNEFVREFWEETFNCYLEDSPRNEDSENGSTSFRPLCTGEEDIASVETPYLDFTHLRISYNVYVAVYAIAQALQDILTCTPGKGLFANGSCADIRKVEAWQVLKQLRHLNFINSIGERVRFDNGSELSANYTIINWHRSPEDGSVVFKEVGYYSIHNKNGAKLSIDKTKILWNGRLTEVPFSNCSEECEPGTRKGIIDGEPTCCFECTECSDGEYSDHKDASVCSKCPNNSWSNGNHTSCFLKEIEFLSWTEPFGIALALLAVLGVLLTAFVLGVFVQYRDTPIVKASNRELSFLLLFSLICCFSSSLIFIGEPQDWTCRVRQPAFGISFVLCISCILVKTNRVLLVFEAKIPTSLHRKWWGLNLQFLLVFLFTFVQVMISLVWLYNAPPGSYKNYDIDEIIFITCNEGSMMALGFLIGYTCLLAAVCFFFAFKSRKLPENFTEAKFITFSMLIFFIVWISFIPAYFSTYGKFVSAVEVIAILASSFSLLACIFFNKVYIILLKPSRNTIEEVRCSTAAHAFKAAAKATLRHSSSSRKRSGSVGGSSASSPSSSISLKTIGNEMESPSTRRHSQKPRVSFGSGTVSLSISFEEARKNSVQ